Proteins from a genomic interval of Lolium perenne isolate Kyuss_39 chromosome 1, Kyuss_2.0, whole genome shotgun sequence:
- the LOC127329201 gene encoding uncharacterized protein, with amino-acid sequence MGDSIFDMQAVPSSLVELQPFLRVAKEVEPGNSRVAYLCRFYAYDMAHRLDPISSGLGVRQFKDDLLQSLQRDNDLALKSRKEKSDAQEMQLFYLHYCDKFIHTLQNGVDKTNHAQLAKLNQTVDVLFGVVRAINRPLNVEYDQAVFEMHNNIEEKRKLYDLDIIPPVDPENTGQASAQQFFTYPGPSISRGEAQRDNVFIMGTPEEIADSERWDQFSTSVYNGLIFRDRMDIKCMPANVLDQMVHDISAEPISIPLALLQDITENFADERKIGQGGFGVVYKGVLPNGCVAVKKLLNSKTIDDVLFYRETNFLMSVKHQNIVRFLGYCANTENIAIKVDGSGKCGNYMYPELRERLLCFEYVSKGSLHNHLTDELRGLEWHIRYQIIKGICEGLQYLHKEKDIVHMDLKPDNILMDDLMIPKITDFGISKHLDGISQAVTKGHHMSLGYCAPEYLHRGQVSFKSDIFSLGVIIIDLVTGRKEDPDIKNVLRRWRYRWNRSAKYPTLGYQQVTKCIEIALRCVSHDPKERPYISDIIRELNEMESTDEHINSANEFSFSLISPYPWELLDIDPLELHFPFEAEKQIPCSLQLSNPRDDYIAFYIQTSSRQYCIEPNKGIVLPQSKSNVIITLQAQKEPRHLMYKDDFLVRCIVVNDDLRAENITKDMFDEKSSEMVDNVNLTVCDELPPPSSCVAA; translated from the exons ATGGGGGATTCCATCTTCGACATGCAGGCGGTACCCTCCTCGCTCGTTGAGCTCCAACCTTTCCTGCGCGTCGCCAAGGAGGTCGAGCCCGGCAACTCCCGCGTCGCCTACCTCT GTCGCTTCTACGCCTACGACATGGCGCATCGGCTCGATCCGATCTCCAGCGGCCTTGGAGTTCGGCAGTTTAAGGACGACCTACTGCAAAGTCTGCAGAGG GACAATGATCTTGCATTAAAATCGAGGAAGGAGAAGAGTGATGCGCAAGAGATGCAGCTGTTCTATCTTCATTACTGTGATAAGTTCATCCACACGCTCCAGAATGGAGTTGATAAGACTAACCA TGCTCAGCTCGCTAAACTGAATCAGACCGTGGATGTCTTGTTTGGGGTTGTGAGAGCCATTAATAGGCCCCTAAATGTTGAATACGATCAGGCG GTTTTCGAAATGCACAACAACATTGAGGAAAAGAGAAAACTGTATGATCTTGATATTATCCCCCCGGTTGATCCTGAAAATACTGGTCAGGCTAGTGCACAACAGTTTTTCACCTATCCAGGGCCATCGATTAGCAGAGGCGAG GCTCAACGGGACAATGTTTTTATTATGGGGACTCCAGAGGAGATAGCTGACTCTGAAAGGTGGGATCAATTTTCAACATCAGTCTACAATGGGTTAATTTTCAGGGACAG GATGGACATAAAATGTATGCCAGCTAATGTACTGGATCAAATGGTACACGACATAAGTGCGGAGCCGATAAGTATACCACTAGCACTTCTACAGGACATCACAGAAAATTTTGCTGATGAGCGAAAAATTGGTCAAGGTGGATTTGGAGTCGTTTACAAG GGAGTTCTTCCAAATGGGTGTGTTGCTGTGAAGAAGCTTTTGAACAGCAAGACCATCGATGATGTGCTATTTTATCGTGAGACCAATTTTCTGATGAGTGTCAAGCACCAAAATATAGTACGGTTTCTAGGTTACTGTGCTAATACAGAGAATATAGCCATTAAAGTGGACGGATCAGGAAAATGTGGGAATTATATGTATCCCGAGTTGAGAGAAAGATTGCTCTGTTTTGAGTATGTCAGTAAAGGGAGCCTTCACAATCATCTTACTG ATGAATTAAGAGGACTTGAATGGCATATACGTTATCAAATAATTAAGGGAATCTGTGAAGGCTTACAATATCTTCACAAGGAAAAGGATATTGTTCATATGGATCTTAAACCTGACAACATACTGATGGATGATTTAATGATTCCAAAAATTACAGACTTTGGTATATCAAAACACCTTGATGGAATATCACAAGCTGTTACTAAAGGACATCATATGTCGCT AGGATATTGTGCTCCGGAATACCTACACCGTGGCCAGGTGTCATTTAAGTCAGACATATTTAGTTTAGGTGTTATAATTATAGATCTGGTGACTGGACGTAAGGAGGATCCTGATATTAAAAAT GTACTTAGAAGATGGAGGTACAGGTGGAATAGATCAGCCAAGTATCCAACATTGGGATACCAGCAAGTTACTAAATGCATAGAAATTGCACTACGCTGCGTGTCCCATGACCCGAAAGAACGACCTTATATATCAGATATAATACGTGAGCTCAATGAAATGGAGAGTACAGATGAGCACATCAACAGTGCTAATGAATTTAGTTTTAGCCTG ATAAGTCCTTACCCCTGGGAGCTGCTTGACATTGATCCGCTGGAACTGCATTTCCCATTTGAGGCAGAGAAGCAGATACCATGCTCACTTCAACTAAGCAACCCGAGGGATGATTACATTGCCTTCTACATCCAAACGTCAAGTAGGCAGTACTGCATAGAGCCGAACAAAGGAATTGTACTGCCCCAATCCAAGAGCAATGTCATCATAACATTGCAAGCACAGAAGGAGCCACGTCATTTGATGTACAAGGATGACTTCCTCGTTCGGTGCATAGTGGTGAATGATGATCTCAGAGCTGAGAACATCACTAAAGACATGTTTGATGAAAAGTCAAGTGAAATGGTTGATAATGTGAATTTGACAGTGTGCGACGAGCTCCCGCCCCCCTCCTCCTGTGTCGCTGCTTGA
- the LOC127329209 gene encoding uncharacterized protein gives MSAELQVDDWKYGTPRLNFVRCSIAASNGGNVRAGAEGRALRRRLRRQRPPPQEDGAGAELAFLAAMVDDDGDTLLQMAATHGRTDVLRYLVEDLLLDVNQPNSIGDTPLCYSAFARKAAATKYLLAHGADPLVGKNFLPLHGAACQGHCDVVELLLSRGIDVDLDSARGTPLQVAAMKKQHGTMKILLEHHANPNNAKVSLTPLRWVIHDPVPSKSLRCMKLLIKAGADVNFVDSNGFTTVIYAAKLGSPALMKCLLDAGANPNIPDEFGRMPIEYAAYYSKRDMVEVLFPSTSPISTLPEWSIDGIIYHVKSFGLKPMDKQKCEMRIRELKQQASEAFKREEYIITGHLYTCAMEFECSPDDYATLLANRSLCMLRMGENKRAALSRECLSHATQCRMVRPFWPKACYRQGAAYMALKEYEKACDSFADGLKLEPTNTDIANALREAREALKNARCSEK, from the exons ATGTCCGCTGAACTCcaggtggacgactggaaatacggtactccaCGACTTAATTTCGTCCGCTGCTCCATCGCCGCCAGCAATGGAGGCAATGTCCGAGCAGGAGCGGAGGGACGAGCTCTTCGGCGCCGCCTGCGACGGCAACGTCCGCCTCCTCAAGA AGATGGCGCGGGCGCTGAACTCGCGTTCTTGGCGGCGATGGTGGACGACGACGGCGACACCCTTCTGCAGATGGCTGCTACACATGGCCGGACGGACGTCCTGAGGTACCTCGTCGAGGACCTCCTCCTCGACGTCAACCAGCCCAACAGCATAG gtgatACCCCGCTATGTTATTCTGCTTTTGCTAGGAAAGCTGCTGCTACGAAATATCTTCTTGCTCACGGCGCTGATCCGTTGGTTGGTAAAAACTTTTTACCTCTCCATGGTGCTGCATGCCAAG GACATTGTGATGTTGTAGAATTGCTGCTTTCAAGGGGAATTGATGTGGATTTAGATTCTGCTCGTGGCACTCCATTACAGGTAGCTGCTATGAAGAAACAACATGGCACGATGAAGATTTTGTTGGAGCACCATGCAAAT CCTAACAATGCCAAAGTATCTCTTACCCCATTACGCTGGGTCATACATGATCCTGTGCCATCTAAATCGTTGCGATGCATGAAGCTACTGATTAAG GCTGGTGCTGATGTGAATTTTGTTGACAGCAATGGTTTCACTACCGTGATATATGCAGCAAAACTTGGCTCACCTGCCCTCATGAAGTGCTTACTAGATGCTGGTGCTAACCCCAATATTCCAGATGAA TTTGGTAGAATGCCTATTGAGTATGCTGCCTATTATAGCAAAAGGGACATGGTTGAAGTGTTATTCCCTTCAACTTCTCCTATTTCAACGCTGCCAGAATGGAGTATAGATGGAATTATTTATCATGTGAAATCCTTTGGTTTGAAGCCAATG GATAAACAAAAGTGTGAAATGAGAATAAGAGAACTGAAACAGCAAGCCTCAGAGGCTTTTAAGAGAGAGGAATACATTATAACGGGACATCTGTATACTTGT GCAATGGAATTTGAATGTAGTCCAGATGATTATGCAACCCTATTGGCAAACAGGAGTCTCTGCATGCTGCGCATGGGAGAGAACAAAAGAGCTGCTCTCtctcgggagtg tctCTCTCATGCTACCCAGTGCAGAATGGTGCGACCTTTTTGGCCAAAAGCCTGCTACCGACAAGGGGCAGCTTATATGGCACTGAAG